In Candidatus Polarisedimenticolaceae bacterium, a genomic segment contains:
- a CDS encoding undecaprenyl-diphosphate phosphatase, translating into MTLWLALLLGLVEGLTEFLPISSTGHLILVSEAFGLTGQRAEVFDLFIQLGAVLAVVVEYRRRLFDATRPGNRGFLVRVGVAFVPAAVLGLVAHDFISERLFSARTVAAALIAGAALILVVEALPRRERTATAEAAGFRQALGIGLAQCLALWPGFSRSAATILGGLVCGLNRPAATEFSFFLAIPTLGSATLYSLLKRYRALEPGDALYLAVAFAASFFVAWWSIRWLLRYVSSHTLRPFAWYRIALGLLVLWATR; encoded by the coding sequence GTGACCCTCTGGCTCGCGTTGCTGCTCGGCCTCGTCGAGGGTCTGACGGAGTTCCTTCCGATCTCCTCCACCGGCCACCTGATCCTCGTCTCCGAGGCGTTCGGGCTCACCGGGCAGCGGGCGGAGGTGTTCGACCTGTTCATCCAGCTCGGCGCGGTCCTCGCGGTCGTCGTCGAGTACCGAAGGCGCCTTTTCGACGCGACCCGTCCCGGGAATCGGGGATTCCTCGTCCGCGTCGGCGTCGCCTTCGTCCCCGCGGCGGTCCTGGGGCTCGTCGCCCACGACTTCATCAGCGAGCGGCTCTTCTCGGCCCGTACCGTCGCCGCGGCGCTGATCGCGGGGGCGGCGCTCATCCTCGTGGTGGAGGCCCTTCCCAGACGCGAGCGGACCGCGACGGCCGAGGCGGCGGGGTTCCGGCAGGCGCTCGGCATCGGCCTCGCGCAGTGCCTGGCGCTCTGGCCGGGATTCTCGCGCTCGGCGGCCACGATCCTCGGCGGCCTGGTCTGCGGGCTCAACCGTCCCGCCGCGACCGAGTTCTCGTTCTTCCTCGCGATCCCCACCCTCGGGAGCGCGACCCTCTACAGCCTGCTCAAGCGGTACCGGGCGCTCGAGCCGGGGGACGCCCTCTACCTCGCCGTCGCGTTCGCGGCGTCCTTCTTCGTCGCCTGGTGGTCGATCCGCTGGCTGCTGCGCTACGTCTCGTCCCATACGCTCCGGCCGTTCGCCTGGTACCGGATCGCCCTCGGGCTGCTCGTGCTCTGGGCAACGCGCTGA
- a CDS encoding cytochrome c3 family protein — MFSPARPALAAWIALAPGVAAAFHSGGVGSCEGCHSMHSSDVGAPAGFLLKAASPTDVCLRCHQTENGNTWGNDVRDPGPQYGGGAFVLLRASNLNDGPGGSDPLATIPGYRAGHTVISYSNGTTADPEHATAPGGTYPSYNLHCTSCHDPHGKGGTFRLLYGSENPESRVNGQVYRYVNPSPQAEGIPLDGPGESPAGHAAYRSGMTDWCANCHGYYHENGLSSFSHPVRNELGIDLTSTYNAYMGSGNPTGTGLEAYIPQTPVEFDDATTTFRGPVPTTARISCLSCHRAHASSGPSSGRWDFNITTWAEEGVLSGTWPIPNPYEMTTGPAQRRLCEKCHGDAVPE, encoded by the coding sequence ATGTTCTCCCCCGCGCGCCCGGCCCTCGCCGCCTGGATCGCCCTCGCTCCGGGCGTCGCGGCGGCGTTCCACTCCGGGGGGGTGGGGTCGTGCGAGGGGTGCCACAGCATGCACTCCTCGGACGTCGGGGCTCCCGCGGGGTTCCTGCTGAAGGCGGCCTCACCCACCGACGTCTGCCTCCGGTGCCACCAGACCGAAAACGGCAACACCTGGGGGAACGACGTTCGCGATCCGGGGCCGCAGTACGGCGGCGGCGCCTTCGTGCTCCTGAGGGCGTCGAACCTCAACGACGGGCCGGGCGGCTCGGATCCCCTGGCGACGATCCCGGGGTATCGCGCGGGTCACACCGTGATCTCCTACTCGAACGGCACGACGGCCGACCCCGAGCACGCAACCGCGCCGGGAGGGACCTACCCCTCCTACAACCTGCACTGCACCTCCTGTCACGACCCGCACGGCAAGGGGGGGACGTTCCGCCTGCTCTACGGCAGCGAGAACCCCGAGTCGCGCGTGAACGGCCAGGTCTACCGCTACGTGAACCCGTCGCCGCAAGCGGAGGGGATCCCGCTCGACGGTCCCGGGGAATCCCCCGCCGGCCACGCCGCCTACCGTTCGGGGATGACCGACTGGTGCGCGAACTGTCACGGGTACTACCACGAGAACGGCCTCTCGAGTTTCTCCCACCCCGTGCGCAACGAGCTCGGGATCGACCTCACGAGCACCTACAACGCGTACATGGGGAGCGGCAATCCGACGGGGACCGGCCTCGAGGCCTACATCCCGCAGACCCCGGTGGAGTTCGACGACGCGACGACGACCTTCCGCGGTCCCGTGCCCACGACGGCGAGGATCAGCTGCCTCAGCTGCCACCGCGCGCACGCCTCCTCCGGTCCGAGCTCCGGACGGTGGGACTTCAACATCACCACCTGGGCGGAGGAGGGCGTCCTTTCCGGGACGTGGCCGATCCCGAACCCCTACGAGATGACGACGGGGCCGGCGCAGCGGCGCCTGTGCGAGAAGTGCCACGGGGACGCCGTTCCCGAGTAG